A single window of Streptomyces griseoviridis DNA harbors:
- a CDS encoding amidohydrolase family protein codes for MIIDCHGHYTTAPPAVAAWRDRQIAALADSSLTPSRAELRVGDDALRESVEPNQLRLMDERGIDLTVFSPRASFMAHHVGDFATSAAWAALCNDLCHRVSRLYPERFAPAAMLPQSPGVDPATCVPELTRAVEELGAVAVNLNPDPSGGHWSAPPLTDRSWYPVYEKLVEYDVPAMIHVSTSVNPAFHTTGAHYLNADTTAFMQLVQGDLFADFPTLRLVVPHGGGAVPYHWGRFRGLAMALGRPPLEEHVLGNVYFDTCVYHQPGADLLFDVVPTRNILFASEMIGAVRDIDPCSGHHFDDTRRYVEAAGLSAADLAAVQEHNARAVYPRLDALLRSQNR; via the coding sequence TTGATCATCGACTGCCACGGTCACTACACGACCGCGCCGCCCGCCGTCGCGGCCTGGCGCGACCGGCAGATCGCCGCCCTCGCCGACTCCTCGCTCACCCCGTCCCGCGCCGAACTGCGCGTCGGGGACGACGCGTTGCGGGAGAGCGTCGAGCCGAACCAGCTGCGGCTGATGGACGAACGGGGCATCGATCTCACGGTGTTCTCGCCCCGCGCCTCGTTCATGGCGCACCACGTCGGGGACTTCGCCACCTCCGCCGCCTGGGCCGCGCTCTGCAACGACCTCTGCCACCGGGTCAGCCGGCTGTACCCGGAGCGGTTCGCGCCCGCCGCGATGCTGCCACAGTCACCGGGCGTGGACCCGGCCACCTGCGTCCCCGAACTGACGCGCGCGGTGGAGGAGTTGGGCGCGGTGGCGGTGAACCTCAACCCCGATCCGTCGGGCGGCCACTGGAGCGCGCCGCCGCTCACGGACCGCTCCTGGTACCCGGTCTACGAGAAGCTCGTCGAGTACGACGTGCCGGCGATGATCCATGTCAGCACCAGTGTGAACCCGGCGTTCCACACCACGGGCGCGCACTATCTCAACGCGGACACCACGGCGTTCATGCAGCTCGTGCAGGGCGACCTGTTCGCCGACTTCCCCACGCTGCGGCTGGTCGTGCCGCACGGCGGCGGCGCGGTGCCCTACCACTGGGGCCGCTTCCGCGGCCTGGCGATGGCGCTCGGCAGGCCGCCACTGGAGGAACACGTGCTGGGCAACGTCTACTTCGACACCTGCGTCTACCACCAGCCGGGCGCCGACCTGCTGTTCGACGTGGTGCCGACGCGCAACATCCTGTTCGCCTCGGAGATGATCGGCGCCGTCCGGGACATCGACCCGTGCAGCGGCCACCACTTCGACGACACCCGCCGCTATGTCGAGGCGGCCGGGCTGTCGGCGGCCGACCTGGCGGCGGTCCAGGAGCACAACGCGCGTGCCGTGTACCCGCGCCTGGACGCCTTGTTGAGGAGCCAGAACCGCTGA
- a CDS encoding Tat pathway signal sequence domain protein, with translation MRRTFLGAAAVGCAAVLLSTVPAFADGTTPSTRPSQAASPVPTAAPGDRASEASPVASAAPTRAASAAPAPARDQVSVVPAGAPNTGVTGTASDSGSPAAAIGGAAATALLAGAAGVFVVRRRRATGA, from the coding sequence ATGCGTCGAACCTTCCTCGGTGCCGCGGCAGTCGGCTGCGCCGCCGTCCTGCTGAGCACCGTCCCCGCGTTCGCCGACGGGACCACCCCGTCGACCCGCCCCTCCCAGGCGGCGTCGCCGGTCCCGACCGCCGCGCCGGGCGACCGCGCCTCCGAGGCGTCGCCGGTCGCGAGCGCCGCGCCGACCCGCGCGGCGAGCGCCGCCCCCGCGCCCGCCCGTGACCAGGTCTCCGTGGTGCCGGCCGGTGCGCCGAACACCGGTGTCACGGGCACCGCGTCGGACTCCGGCAGCCCGGCCGCCGCGATCGGCGGGGCCGCCGCCACCGCGCTGCTGGCCGGCGCCGCCGGTGTCTTCGTCGTACGGCGCCGGCGGGCGACCGGGGCATGA
- a CDS encoding NADAR family protein: MEGTTGKIDSREALVKAVRAGATVKYLHFWGHRPPPSGRLGPGCLSQWWPSPFTVDGVAYATAEHWMMAAKARLFGDPEGERRALAATHPAEAKKAGAQVRGFDEETWRRERFKIVVEGNVHKFTADEELRRFLLGTGDRVLVEASPVDRIWGIGLTTADEAAHDPARWRGQNLLGFALMEARARAAD, translated from the coding sequence ATGGAAGGAACCACGGGGAAGATCGATTCACGAGAGGCGCTGGTCAAGGCCGTCCGCGCGGGGGCGACGGTCAAGTACCTGCACTTCTGGGGCCACCGGCCGCCGCCCTCAGGACGGCTCGGCCCCGGCTGCCTCAGCCAGTGGTGGCCGTCGCCGTTCACGGTCGACGGGGTGGCGTACGCGACCGCCGAGCACTGGATGATGGCCGCCAAGGCCCGGCTGTTCGGCGACCCGGAAGGGGAACGGCGCGCGCTGGCGGCGACGCACCCGGCCGAGGCCAAGAAGGCCGGGGCGCAGGTGCGGGGCTTCGACGAGGAGACCTGGCGGCGGGAACGCTTCAAGATCGTCGTCGAGGGCAACGTCCACAAGTTCACGGCCGACGAGGAGCTGCGGCGGTTTCTGCTCGGCACCGGGGACCGGGTCCTGGTGGAGGCGAGCCCGGTGGACCGGATCTGGGGCATCGGCCTCACCACGGCCGACGAGGCGGCCCACGACCCGGCCCGCTGGCGCGGCCAGAACCTGCTGGGATTCGCACTGATGGAGGCGCGGGCGCGCGCGGCGGATTAG
- a CDS encoding response regulator transcription factor yields the protein MQILLAEDDDGVASALVEVLYDHGHVTRRVRHGRDVLTYHRSSDLLLLDLGLPDMDGLDVLRALRAVSDLSVLVLTARGDERSVVRGLHLGADDYLVKPVRLAELLARIDAVTRRNRGRGGPGAGAVRVGDVEIDLDVRRVDVGGARVELTTKEFDILAVLAARAGTAVSREQLLDAVWGDAYHAVSRSLDVHLTQLRAKLRRPELLTTIRGFGYRLGE from the coding sequence GTGCAGATACTGCTGGCCGAGGACGACGACGGCGTCGCCTCGGCGCTGGTGGAGGTCCTCTACGACCACGGGCACGTCACCCGCCGGGTGCGGCACGGCCGGGACGTCCTCACCTACCACCGCAGCTCCGACCTGCTCCTGCTCGACCTCGGCCTGCCCGACATGGACGGCCTCGACGTCCTGCGCGCCCTGCGGGCCGTCAGCGACCTCTCGGTGCTGGTGCTCACCGCGCGCGGCGACGAGCGCTCCGTCGTGCGCGGACTGCACCTCGGCGCCGACGACTACCTGGTCAAACCGGTCAGGCTCGCCGAGCTGCTCGCCCGTATCGACGCCGTCACCCGCCGCAACCGGGGCCGCGGCGGACCCGGGGCGGGCGCGGTGCGCGTCGGCGACGTCGAGATCGACCTCGACGTCCGCCGCGTCGACGTCGGCGGCGCCCGCGTCGAGCTGACCACCAAGGAGTTCGACATCCTCGCCGTCCTCGCCGCCCGCGCGGGCACCGCCGTCAGCCGCGAGCAGCTCCTCGACGCGGTGTGGGGCGACGCCTACCACGCGGTCTCGCGCTCCCTCGACGTCCACCTCACCCAGTTGCGGGCCAAGCTGCGCCGCCCCGAACTCCTCACCACCATCCGGGGTTTCGGCTACCGGCTCGGGGAGTGA
- a CDS encoding sensor histidine kinase — protein MRTRVQAVLLMFVVLAVAAFAVPLLLFTASDRTQEWALARSSDLDRFASLADQAAATGDTSALTAEARRYTQLYGEGLVVTDTRRRPLVETGGVRAGEPAVARLLDAALRNQTAHPSGALRPWSHGQRGFAEPAGSGTRVSGAVVLRASVGTAAHDIARRWAAVLAGTALVAVACTVLARAATGWVVSPLRRLDRAVGQLAAGLPPEQTRAGGPPELRQLATGFNRMAGTVTAALEQQRRLVADTSHQMRNPMAALRLRVDALDPHLPASAGRTYTAVTTELDRLETLLDDLLALAAAEHRAGELAVTDGPDVRCEVAAVVARECGRWEPVARRAGVRLTADDAPPPVVALCTDGELAQVADILLDNAIKYAGRGATVTLDCGTDGGWAVLTVTDDGPGLSPAELALATTRFWRSDANFATGAMDERDATGATTASDAMGMTGASGAADRTGAMNRTNTTKGTGLGLAIAEQLLVARGGRLELTLAHPNGLRARALLPRGRGGTR, from the coding sequence GTGCGCACCCGGGTCCAGGCCGTGCTGCTGATGTTCGTCGTGCTTGCGGTGGCCGCCTTCGCCGTCCCGCTGCTGCTGTTCACCGCCTCCGACCGCACCCAGGAGTGGGCCCTCGCCCGCAGCTCCGACCTCGACCGCTTCGCGTCCCTCGCCGACCAGGCGGCGGCCACCGGCGACACCTCAGCGCTGACCGCCGAGGCCCGCCGCTACACCCAGCTCTACGGCGAGGGGCTCGTCGTCACCGACACCCGGCGCCGGCCCCTCGTCGAGACCGGCGGCGTACGGGCCGGCGAACCCGCCGTCGCCCGCCTCCTCGACGCCGCCCTGCGCAACCAGACCGCGCACCCCTCGGGCGCGCTGCGCCCCTGGTCGCACGGGCAACGGGGGTTCGCCGAACCGGCCGGATCGGGGACGAGGGTCTCGGGCGCCGTCGTGCTGCGGGCCTCGGTCGGCACCGCCGCGCACGACATCGCCCGCCGCTGGGCCGCTGTCCTCGCCGGGACCGCCCTGGTCGCGGTGGCCTGCACGGTCCTCGCGCGCGCGGCGACCGGCTGGGTGGTCAGCCCGCTGCGCCGCCTCGACCGTGCCGTCGGACAGCTCGCCGCGGGGCTGCCGCCGGAGCAGACCCGGGCCGGCGGGCCGCCCGAACTGCGCCAGCTCGCCACCGGGTTCAACCGGATGGCCGGCACGGTCACGGCGGCGCTCGAACAGCAGCGGCGGCTCGTCGCCGACACCTCGCACCAGATGCGCAACCCGATGGCCGCGCTGCGGCTGCGGGTCGATGCCCTCGACCCGCATCTGCCCGCCTCGGCCGGCCGCACGTACACCGCCGTCACCACCGAACTCGACCGCCTCGAGACCCTCCTCGACGATCTGCTGGCGCTGGCCGCGGCCGAACACCGGGCCGGTGAACTGGCCGTGACCGACGGGCCCGACGTGCGGTGCGAGGTCGCGGCGGTGGTGGCCAGGGAGTGCGGGCGGTGGGAGCCGGTCGCGCGGCGGGCGGGAGTGCGGCTCACGGCGGACGACGCGCCCCCGCCGGTCGTGGCCCTCTGCACGGACGGCGAACTGGCCCAGGTCGCCGACATCCTGCTGGACAACGCGATCAAGTACGCGGGCCGCGGCGCCACCGTCACCCTCGACTGCGGCACGGACGGCGGGTGGGCGGTCCTCACCGTCACGGACGACGGACCGGGCCTGAGCCCGGCCGAACTCGCCCTGGCCACCACGCGGTTCTGGCGCTCGGACGCCAACTTCGCGACGGGCGCGATGGACGAGAGGGACGCGACGGGCGCGACGACCGCGTCGGACGCGATGGGCATGACGGGCGCGTCGGGCGCGGCGGACAGGACGGGCGCGATGAACAGGACGAACACGACGAAGGGCACGGGGTTGGGTCTGGCCATCGCGGAACAGCTCCTCGTGGCCCGCGGCGGCCGACTGGAACTGACCCTCGCCCACCCGAACGGCCTGCGGGCACGGGCGCTGCTGCCACGGGGGAGAGGGGGCACGCGATGA
- a CDS encoding RNA polymerase sigma factor yields the protein MKRSRDRAASELFAALYPRLAGWCRRLVDDDETAHEIASEAFTRLWARWTSVDEPRGFLYVTAANLVRDHWRKLERERRAMRRATTEAAVRPHPEQADPSVRLLVQSLPERLRVPILLHYYADMPIREVSALTGRKEGTVKADLHAARELLRVHLRRSLDHTP from the coding sequence TTGAAACGGTCCCGTGACAGGGCTGCGTCCGAGCTGTTCGCCGCCCTCTACCCACGCCTGGCCGGCTGGTGCCGACGGCTCGTCGACGACGACGAGACGGCCCACGAGATCGCCTCGGAGGCGTTCACCCGGCTCTGGGCCCGCTGGACGTCCGTGGACGAACCCCGAGGATTCCTCTACGTCACCGCGGCCAACCTGGTCCGGGACCACTGGCGCAAACTGGAGCGCGAGCGGCGGGCGATGCGCCGGGCCACCACGGAGGCCGCCGTCCGCCCGCACCCCGAGCAGGCCGACCCCTCGGTCCGGTTGCTCGTGCAGTCGCTCCCGGAGCGACTGCGGGTCCCGATCCTGCTGCACTACTACGCTGACATGCCGATCCGGGAGGTGTCCGCGCTGACCGGGCGGAAGGAAGGAACCGTCAAGGCCGACCTCCACGCGGCCAGAGAACTGCTCCGCGTCCATCTGAGGAGAAGCCTTGACCACACCCCCTGA
- a CDS encoding class F sortase, translated as MSPFSRRAFLGAAAVSLVAGCGPGDGTGVRTEGPGSANATGKGAGAGSLGAPSTPAESPRPLPRSVPVRLLIPAIHVDTPLLRLGLAADGTVQVPPVTAHDRAGWYRHSPTPGQTGPSVILGHVTVGSYGDGVFRHLSELRKGDLIEARLEKGGPARFAVTAVRTVAKSAFPSDEVYGDVDRPELRLITCGGARSGDGYADNVIVFAASAADRT; from the coding sequence ATGAGTCCGTTCTCCAGGCGCGCGTTCCTCGGCGCGGCCGCGGTGTCGCTGGTCGCGGGCTGCGGACCGGGCGACGGCACCGGCGTCCGCACGGAGGGACCGGGCAGCGCGAACGCCACGGGCAAGGGCGCGGGTGCCGGTTCCCTCGGCGCGCCGTCCACGCCCGCCGAGTCACCGCGCCCGCTGCCGCGGTCGGTGCCGGTACGGCTGCTGATCCCGGCCATCCACGTCGACACGCCGCTGCTGCGGCTCGGTCTCGCCGCCGACGGCACCGTCCAGGTGCCGCCGGTCACCGCGCACGACCGGGCCGGCTGGTACCGGCACTCACCGACCCCGGGTCAGACCGGACCGTCGGTGATCCTCGGCCATGTCACCGTCGGCTCCTACGGCGACGGAGTCTTCCGTCACCTCTCCGAGCTGCGCAAGGGCGACCTGATCGAGGCGCGTCTGGAGAAGGGCGGCCCGGCCCGTTTCGCGGTCACCGCCGTCCGCACGGTCGCCAAGTCCGCCTTCCCCTCCGACGAGGTGTACGGCGACGTCGACCGGCCGGAGCTGCGGCTCATCACCTGCGGCGGCGCCCGCAGCGGTGACGGCTACGCCGACAACGTGATCGTCTTCGCCGCGTCGGCAGCCGACCGAACCTGA
- a CDS encoding polyamine ABC transporter substrate-binding protein translates to MEQYEPDRLSPAQVAAMRRSFRNGRAALTRRSLLRASAGGALAVGGLGALTACGIPAAGRTEGGTSAEDRSATEKTVNFSNWTEYIDVDDSGKSHPTLDQFRRRTGIAVKYTEDINDNNEFFGKIKPQLAAGQATGRDLIVLTDWLAARLIRLGWVQKLDPSHLPHAYSNLSAQFRDPDWDPGRAYSYVWQGISTVIAFNRKALDGVEVKSVSDLLDKPELKGRVGFLSEMRDSIGMTLLDMGKDPRKFTDDDYDAAVARIQKAVDKGQIRRFTGNDYTSDLTKGDIAACVAWGGDIVQLQADSPDVDYIIPDSGYMTSTDNLLIPNKARHKTNAERLIDFYYEPEPAAELAAYVNYVSPVDGVRPYLTKIDKGAADNPLILPDKAMAAKSHAFRALSAEEETAYEAKFAKLTGA, encoded by the coding sequence ATGGAGCAGTACGAGCCCGACCGCCTGTCCCCGGCCCAGGTGGCCGCCATGCGGCGCAGCTTCCGCAACGGCAGGGCCGCCCTCACCCGGCGGTCGCTGCTGCGCGCCTCCGCCGGCGGCGCCCTCGCGGTCGGCGGCCTCGGCGCGCTGACCGCCTGCGGTATCCCGGCGGCAGGCCGGACCGAGGGCGGCACCTCGGCGGAGGACCGCTCCGCCACCGAGAAGACGGTGAACTTCTCCAACTGGACCGAGTACATCGACGTCGACGACAGCGGCAAGAGCCACCCGACCCTCGACCAGTTCAGGCGGCGGACCGGCATCGCCGTCAAGTACACCGAGGACATCAACGACAACAACGAGTTCTTCGGCAAGATCAAGCCGCAGCTCGCCGCGGGCCAGGCCACGGGCCGTGACCTGATCGTCCTCACCGACTGGCTGGCCGCCCGGCTGATCCGGCTCGGCTGGGTCCAGAAACTGGACCCGTCCCACCTGCCGCACGCCTACAGCAACCTGTCGGCACAGTTCCGCGACCCCGACTGGGACCCGGGCCGCGCCTACTCCTACGTCTGGCAGGGCATCTCGACGGTCATCGCCTTCAACAGGAAGGCGCTCGACGGCGTCGAGGTGAAGTCGGTCTCCGACCTGCTCGACAAGCCCGAGCTGAAGGGCCGGGTCGGGTTCCTCTCGGAGATGCGCGACAGCATCGGGATGACCCTCCTCGACATGGGCAAGGACCCGCGGAAGTTCACCGACGACGACTACGACGCGGCCGTCGCCCGCATCCAGAAGGCCGTCGACAAGGGCCAGATACGCCGCTTCACCGGCAACGACTACACGTCCGACCTTACCAAGGGCGACATCGCGGCCTGTGTCGCGTGGGGCGGTGACATCGTGCAGCTCCAGGCGGACAGCCCGGACGTCGACTACATCATCCCGGACAGCGGCTACATGACGTCGACCGACAACCTGCTGATCCCCAACAAGGCGCGGCACAAGACCAACGCCGAGCGGCTCATCGACTTCTACTACGAGCCGGAACCGGCCGCGGAACTCGCCGCGTACGTCAACTACGTGAGTCCCGTCGACGGCGTCAGGCCCTACCTCACCAAGATCGACAAGGGGGCCGCGGACAATCCGCTGATCCTCCCCGACAAGGCCATGGCCGCGAAGTCCCACGCCTTCCGCGCACTGAGCGCGGAAGAGGAGACGGCCTACGAAGCGAAGTTCGCGAAGCTCACAGGGGCGTGA
- a CDS encoding glycerophosphodiester phosphodiesterase — MQTLTAVGHRGAPYHARENTLESLRSALRLGADAVEIDVRLTRDGVPVLLHDETLDRLWEHDKPLRSLSADQVRAVTDGGVPTLAEALAATDGSRVMIDLPGEPDARAVARIVAAAREAGAAERVYYTGDAPTMLAVRAADPSAEIALTRTTLAPARAGLLDAIKPRWLNYRFALVDRALAERVHQAGCLLSVWTPDTRRSMRRLIGLGVDSITTNRVDTLHALRSRATPAGPARSRGGATA; from the coding sequence ATGCAGACTCTGACGGCCGTCGGCCATCGCGGCGCCCCATACCACGCCCGTGAGAACACGCTCGAATCACTGCGTTCCGCGCTCCGCCTGGGCGCGGACGCGGTGGAGATCGACGTACGACTCACCCGGGACGGCGTGCCCGTGCTGCTGCACGACGAGACCCTCGACCGGCTGTGGGAACACGACAAGCCGCTGAGGTCGCTGTCCGCGGACCAGGTGCGCGCGGTGACCGACGGCGGGGTGCCGACGCTGGCCGAGGCGCTCGCCGCGACCGACGGCAGCCGGGTGATGATCGACCTGCCGGGCGAGCCCGACGCCCGCGCGGTGGCCAGGATCGTGGCGGCGGCCCGCGAGGCCGGGGCCGCCGAGCGCGTCTACTACACCGGGGACGCGCCGACGATGCTCGCGGTGCGCGCGGCCGACCCGTCCGCCGAGATCGCCCTGACCCGGACGACGCTGGCCCCGGCGCGCGCGGGGCTGCTGGACGCGATCAAGCCGCGCTGGCTCAACTACCGTTTCGCGCTGGTCGACCGGGCTCTGGCGGAACGGGTCCACCAGGCCGGCTGTCTGCTGTCGGTGTGGACCCCCGACACCCGCCGCTCGATGCGCAGACTGATCGGCCTCGGCGTCGACTCGATCACCACGAACCGGGTCGACACCCTGCACGCGCTGCGGAGTCGGGCCACGCCGGCGGGCCCGGCACGGTCGAGGGGCGGGGCGACGGCCTGA
- a CDS encoding gamma-aminobutyraldehyde dehydrogenase, translating to MHNPGTATPDRFPAQDRFAAGAQYIAGRLVTGTSGRTHRVVDPATGEGCYTYELAGPADVDAAVAAARAAFPGWAGATPGERSDALHRLAGVLADRAEDFARAESLQCGKPLKLTREFDVPGTVDNAAFFAGAARHLQGQSAGEYSGDHTSYTRREPIGVVGSIAPWNYPLQMAAWKILPAIAAGNTIVLKPAELTPLTSLLFAQAVTDAGIPDGVVNIVTGTGREAGEHLVGHPDVAMTSFTGSTAVGKRVAEIATATVKRLHLELGGKAPFLVFDDADLEAAAHGAVAGSLINTGQDCTAATRAYVQRGLYEAFVERTAALMAGVRLGDPSAPGTDLGPLISHAHRDRVAGFVDRARGYARVVTGGETPLGDLANGAYYLPTLIADAAQDSEVVQSEIFGPVLVVLPFDSDDEGIALANDTPYGLAASAWSRDVYRANRATREIKAGCVWVNDHIPIISEMPHGGYKSSGFGKDMSVYSFEEYTQVKHVMFDNTAVARKDWHRTIFGDR from the coding sequence ATGCACAACCCGGGCACTGCCACCCCGGACCGATTCCCCGCGCAGGACCGGTTCGCGGCCGGCGCGCAGTACATCGCCGGACGTCTGGTCACGGGCACGTCGGGCCGCACCCACAGGGTCGTCGACCCGGCCACGGGCGAGGGCTGCTACACCTACGAGCTGGCCGGGCCCGCCGACGTGGACGCGGCCGTCGCCGCCGCCCGCGCCGCGTTCCCCGGCTGGGCGGGCGCCACCCCGGGCGAGCGCTCGGACGCGCTGCACCGGCTCGCCGGGGTGCTCGCCGACCGCGCCGAGGACTTCGCCCGCGCCGAGTCCCTCCAGTGCGGCAAGCCGCTCAAGCTGACCCGCGAGTTCGACGTGCCGGGGACGGTCGACAACGCCGCGTTCTTCGCCGGTGCCGCCCGCCACCTCCAGGGCCAGTCCGCCGGTGAGTACTCCGGCGACCACACCTCGTACACCCGCCGCGAGCCCATCGGCGTCGTCGGCTCCATCGCGCCCTGGAACTACCCGCTCCAGATGGCCGCCTGGAAGATCCTCCCGGCCATCGCCGCGGGCAACACGATCGTGCTGAAGCCCGCCGAGCTGACCCCGCTGACCTCCCTGCTGTTCGCGCAGGCCGTCACGGACGCCGGCATCCCCGACGGGGTCGTCAACATCGTCACCGGCACCGGACGGGAGGCGGGCGAACACCTCGTCGGCCACCCGGACGTCGCCATGACCTCGTTCACCGGCTCCACCGCCGTCGGCAAGCGGGTCGCCGAGATCGCCACCGCCACCGTCAAGCGGCTGCACCTGGAACTGGGCGGCAAGGCGCCCTTCCTGGTCTTCGACGACGCCGACCTGGAGGCCGCCGCCCACGGCGCGGTCGCCGGCTCGCTCATCAACACCGGCCAGGACTGCACGGCCGCCACGCGCGCGTACGTGCAGCGAGGGCTGTACGAGGCGTTCGTCGAGCGCACCGCCGCCCTGATGGCGGGCGTCAGGCTCGGCGACCCGTCCGCCCCAGGCACCGACCTCGGCCCGCTGATCTCGCACGCCCACCGCGACCGGGTGGCCGGCTTCGTCGACCGGGCCCGCGGCTACGCGCGCGTGGTGACCGGCGGCGAGACACCCCTGGGCGATCTGGCCAACGGCGCGTACTATCTCCCCACCCTGATCGCCGACGCGGCGCAGGACAGCGAGGTCGTCCAGTCCGAGATCTTCGGACCGGTGCTCGTGGTGCTCCCCTTCGACAGCGACGACGAGGGGATCGCCCTCGCCAACGACACCCCCTACGGACTCGCGGCCTCCGCCTGGAGCCGTGACGTCTACCGGGCGAACCGCGCCACCCGGGAGATCAAGGCGGGCTGTGTGTGGGTCAACGACCACATCCCGATCATCAGTGAGATGCCGCACGGCGGCTACAAGTCCTCCGGCTTCGGCAAGGACATGTCGGTGTACTCGTTCGAGGAGTACACGCAGGTGAAGCATGTGATGTTCGACAACACCGCGGTGGCGAGGAAGGACTGGCACCGCACGATCTTCGGGGACCGCTAG
- a CDS encoding TAXI family TRAP transporter solute-binding subunit, with amino-acid sequence MVGGVVAGDASRQDPGPSGELRIATGEPTAFYAAFGRLLAAEIEAAHPRLTCRVRTTPGSLTNIELLRDRRADLALVLTDTARSVKVAGPLPEAVPLRAIGRVYETYLQFAVRADSPVRTVADLAGHTVSLGATGSGAAELGERLLHAAGLSLGDVPVRHLPLETAADAMRTGAIEGLLVAGGVPLPTLSDLDDRPGLRFLPLGGLLARLGGADGRAGAGLEEVSLPQGAYRAAAGVATIGVSNLLVCRPDLDRRVAETLTRLLVLRAGALVPGNAVGTQFLDVRSLIGTGGIALHPGAVTAYRALHG; translated from the coding sequence ATGGTGGGCGGCGTCGTGGCCGGGGACGCGTCGCGGCAGGACCCCGGGCCGAGCGGGGAGCTGCGGATCGCGACCGGGGAACCCACCGCGTTCTACGCCGCGTTCGGACGGCTGCTCGCCGCCGAGATCGAGGCCGCCCACCCCCGGCTGACCTGCCGGGTCCGCACCACGCCCGGCAGCCTCACCAACATCGAGCTGCTGCGCGACCGGCGTGCCGACCTCGCCCTCGTCCTCACCGACACCGCGCGGTCCGTCAAGGTCGCGGGGCCGCTGCCCGAGGCGGTGCCGCTGCGGGCCATCGGCCGGGTCTACGAGACGTACCTCCAGTTCGCCGTGCGGGCCGACTCGCCGGTGCGCACGGTGGCCGACCTCGCCGGGCACACCGTCTCGCTCGGCGCCACCGGATCGGGCGCCGCCGAACTCGGGGAGCGGCTGCTGCACGCGGCCGGGCTCTCCCTCGGTGACGTCCCCGTCCGCCACCTCCCGCTGGAGACGGCCGCCGACGCCATGCGGACCGGCGCGATCGAGGGGCTCCTCGTGGCGGGCGGTGTCCCGCTGCCCACCCTCTCCGACCTCGACGACCGTCCCGGGCTGCGGTTCCTGCCGCTGGGCGGGCTGCTGGCCAGGCTCGGTGGCGCGGACGGGCGGGCCGGAGCCGGACTCGAAGAGGTGTCGCTGCCGCAGGGCGCGTACCGGGCGGCGGCGGGCGTCGCCACCATCGGCGTCTCCAACCTGCTGGTCTGCCGTCCCGACCTGGACCGCAGGGTGGCCGAGACGCTCACCCGGCTGCTGGTGCTGCGCGCGGGCGCCCTGGTGCCTGGCAACGCGGTCGGCACCCAGTTCCTCGACGTCCGCAGCCTCATCGGCACCGGCGGGATCGCCCTGCACCCGGGCGCGGTGACCGCGTACCGGGCGCTGCACGGCTGA